The Phaeacidiphilus oryzae TH49 region CCGAAAATCATCCCTCGCACGACGCGGATCACATGGGCAAAAGCGGGTGAACACGGGCGATCGATGCGAACCGGCTGGGGATTAATCCGATGATCACCCACAGCCTGTGGATAACTCTCCGCGCAGCTCACCCCCTTCCGGGCAGACTCGGTGTCCCACCGCAGGGCACTCGGAGGCCGACATGCGACCTTGGCTCAAACCAGCTCTCCGCCGGATCTGGCGGGACCGCCGGACCGTCCAGTTCGGGGTGGGCCCGGCGCACGCCGTGCTGATCCACCCGCGGAGCCCCGGCGAGTCCGCGCTGCTCGACCTGCTGGACGGCACCCGCGAGCTGCCCGAACTGGTCGAGCGGGCGGCGGGGCTCGGGCTGGAGGAGGCGGACGTCCGCCGGGTGCTCTCCGACCTGGAACGGGCCCGGGTGCTGGACGACGCGGACCGGCAGCAGGCCGTCCTGGAGGGAGTTCCGGAGCTGTCGCCGGCCGCCCTCCGCCGGCTCGGACCCGAGCTGTCCGCGCTGAGCCTGGCCCGTCCCGAGCCCGGCGGAGGCGCGGTCGCGCTGGCCGCCCGGCGGGAGGCCTGGGTGCGGGTGCACGGCGCCGGACGGGTCGGCGCCGCAGTGGCCGCGCAGCTGGCCGCGGCCGGGGTGGGCCGGGTCGAGGTGGTGGACGGCGGCCGGGTCTCCCCCACCGATCCCCTCCCCGGCGGCCTCCGCCCCGCGGACATCGGCCGGCTCCGCGCCGGCGCCGCCGCCGAGGCCGTACGCCGCGCCTCCCCGACCGAGGAGGCGGAACGCCGGGAGCGGCGGGGAGCGGGCGGGGCGGCGGCCCCGGCAGCCGCGGCCGGGCGGCGGACGGACGGCTGCTGCTCGTCCGAGGCGAGGTCCGAGGCGACGTGCGAGGCGAGGTCCGAGCGGACCGCCCGCCATGCCGACGGCCGATTCGCGGGCGGCCCGGGCGCCGGCTGCCCGGCGGCGAGGAGGCAGGGCACCGACGGCGCCGGCCACCGGCTGGACGGGTCCGCGGCGGGCGGCGCGGCGGCGAGCGCGGCCGCCGGCCCGGCGGCGCGGGAGGGGGCGGCCGAGCGGCGCGACGGCGGCGGCCCGACGCTGGTCGTCGTCGCCCCGCGCGGACCCGCCGGGGCCTGGGCACCGGATCCGGAGCTGAGCGCCCGGCTGGTGGCGGACGGGACACCCCACCTCTTCGCCGGGGTGGTGGAGACCGTCGGGACGATCGGGCCGATGGTGCTGCCCGGCGCCTCGCCCTGCGGGCGGTGCCTGGCGCTGCACCGGGCGGCCGTCGACCCCGACTGGCCGCGGGTGCTGGCCCAGCTCTGCTCCGCCAAGACCGGCGGCGCGGACGCGCCCTGCGCCGCGGCGCTCGCCGCCGGGGTCGCCGCGCTGGCCGCGCTGCACGCGCTGATCCTGCTGGACGGCGGCTATCCGCCCAGCGTGGGCGGGATCCTCGAACTCTCCATGCTGGACGGCGAGATGCGCCGCCGTCCGCTCTCCGCGCATCCGGACTGCGGCTGCGGATGGACGGTGGACGCCCCTCCGGCCCCGGAATTTCACCGTCCGCACGGCGGCGTCCGCACCGGTGAGCGGGTATGAAGGGGGAGAATGAGGCCGGTGCGCCGGAAGCCACCGCCCCGTCACCCCTGGAGGCAAGCGTGAGCGATCTTCCGCGGAAGGCAGTGACCCGTACGGCGAAGCTGGCGGCCCTGCCGCTCGGGGTGGCCGGCCGGGCCACCCTCGGCCTCGGCCGCCGCCTGGGCGGGCGCCCGGCGGAGGAGGTGGCGCTCGAACTCCAGCAGCGCACGGCCGACCAACTCTTCAAGGTACTGGGCGAGTTGAAGGGCGGCGCGATGAAGTTCGGGCAGGCCCTCTCGGTCTTCGAGGCCGCCCTGCCCGAGGAGTTGGCCGGCCCCTACCGCACCGCGCTGACCAGGCTCCAGGAGGCCGCTCCCCCGCTGCCCGCCGCCTCCGTCCGGGCCGCGCTGGACGAGCGGCTCGGCACCGACTGGCCGTCGCTCTTCCGGGAGTTCGACGAACGGCCGGCCGCCGCCGCCTCGATCGGCCAGGTGCACCGGGCGGTCTGGCGGGACGGCACCCCGGTCGCGGTGAAGGTGCAGTACCCCGGGGCCGGCCAGGCACTCCTCTCCGATCTCAGCCAACTCGGCCGACTGGCCCGGCTGATAGGCCCGCTGGTGCCGGGGCTCGACATGAAGCCGCTGGTCGCCGAGTTGCGGGCGCGGGTCGCCGAGGAGCTGGACTACGCGCTGGAGGCGGACGCCCAGCAGGCGCACGCCCGGGAGTTCGCCGGCGACCCCGACTTCGTGGTGCCGGCCGTGGTCGCCCAGGGGGACCAGGTGCTGGTCACCGAGTGGCTGGACGGCATCCCGCTGGCCCAGGTGATCGCCTCCGGGAGCACCGAGGAGCGGGACCGGGCGGGGCAGTTGCTCACCCGGTTCCTCTACGCGGGCCCGGCCCGCACCGGCCTGCTCCACGCCGACCCGCATCCGGGGAACTTCCGGCTGCTGCCGGACGACGGTCCGGTCTCCGGCTGGCGGCTGGGGGTGCTGGACTTCGGCACGGTGGACCGGCTGCCGGGCGGGCTGCCGCTGCCGATCGGCACCGCGCTGCGGCTGGCGCTGGGGCAGGAGGCCGCCGCGGTACTGGAGATGATGCGCCAGGAGGGCTTCGTCAAGCCGGGCATCCAGCTCGATCCGGACGCGGTGCTGGACTACGTTCTGCCGATCATCGAGCCGGCCGCGGTGCCGGAGTTCACCTTCACCCGCAGCTGGATGCGGGCGCAGGCGGCGCGGATCGCGGACCCCCGCTCGCCGGCCTACGACCTGGGACGCCAGCTGAACCTGCCGCCGGCGTACCTGCTGATCCATCGGGTGACGCTGAGCACGATAGGGGTCCTCTGCCAGCTGGAGGCCACAGTCGGCCTCCGCGCGGAGCTGACCGCCTGGCTCCCCGGCTTCTCCCCTGCGGCGGGCGCGCGCGTTCCGGCCCAGGCGGCACCTGATCCCGCGCCGTTGCCGGGTGCGGCGCCGTAGCCCCGGCCCGCGCAGTTCCCCGCGCCCCTGTTTTCGCGCCCCCGGCGCAGAAAACCGGGGGCGCGGGGAACTGCCCGCCCAGCCGCCTACGGTGCCGCAGCCGCGGCTACAGCATCACCATCGCGGCCAGCGCGCGCCGCAGGCGCATATGCGCTCGGGCCAGGGCTTCTGGCATGAGATGGAGGGTGCGGCGGGCGTGAGCCTGCTCGTCTCGGACGGTCGTGGTCGGGTTCATGGTGATGCTCTGATCCTGGTCGTCATGGTTCTGGAACCGGTCGTGCCGGCGGACTGCGATGGCTCCCGGTCCGGGGCGCCCCCGCTCCATCCGCCGCACCGCGGCGCGTACGGAGCCCTGGAGCCCGCCGACCGCGACGCTCGCGCTCACGCGAGCACCTCGTTCTTCCGCGGACGCCCCCGCGGCCGCTTCCGCGGCACGACGACGCCCTGGACGAAGAGCTCCCCGCCCCAGACGCCCCACGGCTCGCGCCGCTCCTTGGCGCCCTCG contains the following coding sequences:
- a CDS encoding TOMM precursor leader peptide-binding protein — its product is MRPWLKPALRRIWRDRRTVQFGVGPAHAVLIHPRSPGESALLDLLDGTRELPELVERAAGLGLEEADVRRVLSDLERARVLDDADRQQAVLEGVPELSPAALRRLGPELSALSLARPEPGGGAVALAARREAWVRVHGAGRVGAAVAAQLAAAGVGRVEVVDGGRVSPTDPLPGGLRPADIGRLRAGAAAEAVRRASPTEEAERRERRGAGGAAAPAAAAGRRTDGCCSSEARSEATCEARSERTARHADGRFAGGPGAGCPAARRQGTDGAGHRLDGSAAGGAAASAAAGPAAREGAAERRDGGGPTLVVVAPRGPAGAWAPDPELSARLVADGTPHLFAGVVETVGTIGPMVLPGASPCGRCLALHRAAVDPDWPRVLAQLCSAKTGGADAPCAAALAAGVAALAALHALILLDGGYPPSVGGILELSMLDGEMRRRPLSAHPDCGCGWTVDAPPAPEFHRPHGGVRTGERV
- a CDS encoding ABC1 kinase family protein; protein product: MSDLPRKAVTRTAKLAALPLGVAGRATLGLGRRLGGRPAEEVALELQQRTADQLFKVLGELKGGAMKFGQALSVFEAALPEELAGPYRTALTRLQEAAPPLPAASVRAALDERLGTDWPSLFREFDERPAAAASIGQVHRAVWRDGTPVAVKVQYPGAGQALLSDLSQLGRLARLIGPLVPGLDMKPLVAELRARVAEELDYALEADAQQAHAREFAGDPDFVVPAVVAQGDQVLVTEWLDGIPLAQVIASGSTEERDRAGQLLTRFLYAGPARTGLLHADPHPGNFRLLPDDGPVSGWRLGVLDFGTVDRLPGGLPLPIGTALRLALGQEAAAVLEMMRQEGFVKPGIQLDPDAVLDYVLPIIEPAAVPEFTFTRSWMRAQAARIADPRSPAYDLGRQLNLPPAYLLIHRVTLSTIGVLCQLEATVGLRAELTAWLPGFSPAAGARVPAQAAPDPAPLPGAAP